From Panicum hallii strain FIL2 chromosome 2, PHallii_v3.1, whole genome shotgun sequence, a single genomic window includes:
- the LOC112883583 gene encoding protein CLMP1 yields the protein MGKSSAKKKKPAAAAKPAPASAEPKATTPPTTSLAVNGAGPHQVVDAGVLLRRAHALKEEGNRLFQSREYAGALRQYELALRLAPRGHPDRAVFHSNRAACLLQLRPVDHEAVAQECSLALQAEPRFPRALLRRARALEALGRHELALADALALLALDPDHRDAIDLSHRLRSRVNASTAASASSAPEPTSRPSPAALGASAVVAGIGPSLPARPFPKKQSATAPLTPSQSNPNVTSKSNPASSPKLVPFSNSPPSSAKASAANTSQKTLPVNSSLLATSAPLIDRKIVTRWRPLKLVYDHDIRLGQIPEKCSALMLREFVAKRFPSSKAVLIKYKDAEGDLVTITSTEELRLAESFVDKVGHKVTENGKEQGDNKLPLLRLHLVEVSPEQEPPLSSEEEKLEEDEELLIKGEDSISHTPSEVADTEVTKQDVENRVAEQRMETAKDCGHAECKEAEIDDWLLQFAELFRNQVGIDADAHLDLHELGMELCSEALEETVTSEEAQVLFEMAASKFQEVAALALFNWGNVHMCAARKRIPLDESSPKEVMAAQLHTAYDWVRERYALAGHKYEEALKIKPDFYEGLLALGQQHFETAKLHWSFALADKVDLSTWDSSETVKLFDSAEQNMRAATEMWEKVEEQRMTELREPGAGEKDEVLRKKRKQHSADGQPELTPEEAAEQAAVMRQQIHLFWGNMLFERSQVEFKLSFGDWKKNLDASVERFKLAGASESDILTVLKNHFSNAVSECEEKKIMTSGTEIYQKNDNIEDKCVVET from the coding sequence ATGGGCAAGTCCAGCGCCAAAAAGAAgaagccggccgccgccgcgaagcCGGCGCCCGCATCGGCCGAGCCAAAGGCGACGACGCCTCCGACCACGTCCCTCGCGGTGAACGGCGCGGGGCCACACCAGGTGGTGGACGCCGGCGTCCTCCTGCGGCGAGCGcacgcgctcaaggaggagggcAACCGCCTGTTCCAGTCGCGCGAGTATGCTGGGGCGCTGCGCCAGTACGAGCTCGCGCTCCGCCTCGCCCCGCGCGGCCACCCCGACCGCGCCGTCTTCCATAGCAACCGCGCCGCCTGtctcctccagctccgcccCGTCGACCACGAGGCCGTCGCCCAGGAGTGCTCCCTCGCGCTCCAGGCCGAGCCGCGCTTCCCGCGCgcgctcctccgccgcgcccgcgcgctcgAGGCGCTCGGCCGCCACGAGCTCGCCCTCGCCGACGCGCTCGCGCTCCTCGCGCTCGACCCCGACCATCGCGACGCCATCGACCTCTCGCACCGACTCCGCTCCCGTGTCAACGCGTCGACAGCCGCCTCCGCTTCCTCCGCACCTGAGCCCACCAGCcgcccctcccctgctgcccttgGTGCCTCTGCCGTTGTCGCCGGAATTGGCCCTTCCCTCCCCGCCCGCCCATTCCCCAAGAAACAATCAGCCACGGCCCCACTCACTCCTTCGCAGTCAAATCCCAATGTGACGTCGAAATCTAACCCAGCATCATCGCCTAAGCTGGTACCGTTCTCTAATTCTCCGCCATCTTCAGCCAAGGCTTCAGCTGCTAATACCTCCCAGAAGACACTACCAGTAAACTCTTCGCTACTGGCAACATCGGCACCCCTTATAGACAGAAAGATTGTGACGAGATGGAGGCCTCTCAAGCTGGTGTATGACCACGACATTAGGCTCGGGCAGATCCCAGAGAAATGCAGCGCCCTGATGCTCCGGGAATTCGTGGCGAAGAGGTTCCCATCATCTAAGGCAGTGTTGATTAAGTATAAGGATGCTGAAGGTGATCTAGTTACCATcacatccacagaagagctccGGTTAGCTGAATCATTTGTGGATAAAGTTGGTCACAAGGTTACAGAAAATGGGAAGGAGCAGGGGGACAATAAGCTCCCACTGTTGAGGCTGCACCTTGTTGAAGTGAGCCCAGAACAGGAGCCGCCTTTGTCATCAGAAGAGGAGAAGttggaggaggatgaggagctGTTGATCAAGGGTGAAGATAGTATTTCACATACTCCTTCAGAGGTAGCCGACACTGAGGTCACAAAGCAAGACGTGGAGAACAGAGTTGCTGAACAGAGGATGGAGACTGCGAAGGACTGTGGCCATGCTGAGTGCAAGGAAGCTGAGATTGATGATTGGTTGCTTCAATTTGCAGAGTTGTTCCGAAACCAGGTTGGGATTGATGCAGATGCACATCTGGACTTGCATGAGCTGGGAATGGAGCTGTGTTCCGAGGCTCTCGAGGAAACTGTGACAAGCGAGGAGGCTCAGGTCCTTTTTGAGATGGCTGCTTCTAAATTTCAGGAGGTTGCAGCCTTGGCCTTATTCAATTGGGGAAATGTGCACATGTGTGCAGCAAGGAAGCGCATCCCTCTCGACGAATCTTCTCCAAAGGAAGTCATGGCTGCTCAGCTCCACACAGCTTATGATTGGGTGAGAGAGAGGTATGCTCTTGCAGGGCACAAGTATGAGGAGGCTCTAAAAATCAAGCCAGACTTCTATGAAGGGCTTCTTGCTTTAGGACAGCAACACTTTGAGACTGCAAAGCTTCATTGGTCATTTGCATTGGCAGATAAGGTAGACCTATCTACCTGGGATTCTTCAGAGACAGTCAAGCTTTTTGATAGTGCTGAGCAGAATATGCGGGCTGCAACAGAGATGTGGGAAAAGGTGGAAGAACAGAGAATGACAGAGTTAAGAGAACCAGGTGCAGGTGAAAAGGATGAGGTACTGAGGAAAAAGAGGAAACAACACAGTGCAGATGGTCAACCGGAGTTGACACCAGAAGAAGCAGCTGAGCAGGCAGCAGTAATGAGGCAACAGATTCACCTCTTCTGGGGTAATATGCTTTTCGAGCGCTCTCAAGTGGAGTTTAAGCTCAGTTTCGGTGATTGGAAGAAAAATCTTGATGCGTCTGTTGAAAGGTTTAAACTGGCTGGAGCTTCAGAATCAGATATTTTGACAGTGTTGAAGAATCACTTTTCTAATGCAGTCTCTGAGTGTGAAGAGAAGAAAATCATGACTTCAGGCACAGAGATTTACCAAAAAAATGACAATATTGAGGATAAGTGTGTGGTTGAGACTTGA